AATAGTgagtctttggcttggtagcttccgtTTACTTGCAAGGTAACGACCTGTGAATCACTGCATACCTCCAGCCTTGTCGCTCCGACTTCCTTTGCCAGGGCTAAGCCTCCTATGAcggcttcgtattctgcttggttatTCGAGACGGGGAACTCGAACTTGATCGACTGCTTATATATGACTCCAGCCGGGCTCTCGAGGATGATCCCGGCGCCCCCGGACATCTGGTTGGAGGCCCCGTCAACATGGAGCTCCCACCGTGTGCCCGTCTCTTCGGTTGGGTCCCCCGTCACTTCTACCAGAAAGTCTGCCATTGCATGCGCCTTAATCGCATGCCGAGGTTCGTACTGTATGTCGTATTGGGAGAGTTCaatggaccaagtcatcatcCTTCCCGCTAAGTCGGGTTTTTGGAGGACTTGTCGGATTCCTTGATCTGGTGGCCTTGGAAGTATTGTTTTAATCTTCGAGAAGAGGTCAGGAGCGCCAGAGCTAGCTTCTCTAGCTTGCTGTATCTCAGTTCCGCCCCTTGTAGGGCTCTTCTCATGAAGTAGACTGGTTATTGAGCCTTTCCTTCCTCTCGTACCAATACCGCTGCCAGGGCTTCCCCCGTTATGGCTAGGTATAGGTATAACGGCTCTCCGGCTTTGGGCTTTCCGAGCACAGGGGGAGTTGCtaggatttccttgaagtgtctGAACGCTTCCTCGCATGCGGGGGTCCATTCAAACGCTATCCCTTTCCTCATCAGATTGAAGAAGGGCAGGGCCCTTGCTGCCGAGGCTCCGAGGAATCGGGATAACGAGGTGAGGCGACCTGCCAGTCTCTGAACATCCTTGACATAGCCCGGGCTCTTCATTTGGAGTATTGCTGGGCACTTCTTGGGATTGGCCTCCACTCCCCTCTGGGTTATCATGAATCCTAGGAACTTCCTGGCTTCCATGGCGAACGTGCATTTGAGGGGGTTGAGCCTCATGCCGTGTTGTCGGAGAGATGCAAATACGCTTCCCAGGTCGCTCAGGAGGTCGTCAGGCTGCGTGGTTTTTGCGAGGATGTCGTCCACATAGACTTCTACCGTCTTGCCTATGAGGTTGCCAAATattttgttcatcagcctttgatatgttACCCCTGCGTTTTTCAGGCCGAATGGCATTACCTTGTAGCAATAGGTTCCCTCAGGTGTTATAAATGCTGTCTTGTCCTCGTCGGGTCGGTGTATCGATATTTGATTGTAGCCAAAATAGGCGTCCATAAAGCTCAGATACCGGTATCCTGCCGTCGCGTCGACGAGTGCATCTATGTTGGGGAGGGGAAAACAGTCCTTGGGGCATGCCTTGTTGAGGTCGGAATAgtccacgcacattctccatttgccattgTGCTTCTTTACTAGAACTACATTTGACAGCCAGGTCGAGTAGTCTAGTTCTCGTATGAACCTCGCTTCGAAGAGGCTGGCCGTCTGCTTAGCCACCTCTTCTGCTCTCTCTTGGGACATCTTCCTTCTCCTTTGGGCCACTGGGTGGGTGTCCGGCTTGACGGTCAGGTGATGTGACATGACTTAggggtctatgcccggcataTCGGCCGGTGTCCAAGCAAACAGATCTCCATTGGCCCTGATCATTTCTACTAGAGGCTCTTTCAACTCATGCGGGAGGTTTCTATTAACAAACGTGAACTTCTCCTCCGTGTCACCGACCCTGAACTTTTCCAAGTCCCCCTCTGGTTCTGGTCTCGGCTTGTCGTCGACTCTGGCCTCTAGGTCGGCAAGAAACACCCCAGATGCTTCTTTAGACTTCTTCCTTAAGgagaggctggcgttgttgcaagcGACTGCCGTTTTTAGATCGCCTCTTATGGATCTTATAGATCCGTCATCGGTTACGAACTTCATAACCAGCAGCTTCGTGTTGATTACCACCTCAACATCGTTAATCGTTTTCCTCCCCAGGATGATGTTGTAGGCGGTGGAATCCCGTAGAACCACGAACTCGGCTATTATCGACCTTCGTCCTTGTTCCTGTCCCACGGAGATCGGCAGAGATACTACCCCGTCTGGcttgatgaagtggtcgcctaACCCTATGATCCCGTGCTGGTGGGTCGCTAGGTCGGCGTCCCATAATCCCAGTGCGTCAAATATGTTGCGGAATATAATGTTCGAGTCTGCCCCCGTGTCTACGAGGATTCGTTTGACGAGAACGGTTCCCACCCTGGCTATGATAACCATGGGTGGGTTTTCGGGGGCGTCGTCGAACCATTGATCTTCTGGACCGAAGGAAATGATTGGGGACCACTTGGAGCATCGTGTCGATGAGGAGGAGACTGCCAGGACTCTagagtctttcttgtgtgctGATCTCGACTTTGGCGCTGAATTTTTGGCGGTCACTACGTTTATTACGGTGAGGCCGTGATCATTGTCCTCGGGTTCTTGTCACTGTTTCGCCGATCGGGTCTTTCCCTCGTCGTCATGGTCACGGTGTCGCCTCCTCGGCTCTCTTATAAGGTGTGAAAATTCAGCCAGTTTTCCATCCCTTATCGCCTGTTCTAGTGCGTCCTTCAGGTCAAAGCAGTCCTGTGTTTGGTGTCCATAGCCCTTGTGGTAGTCACAATAGAGGCTCTTATTTCCCCTGGTGCGGTCCTTGAGTGGTCAGGGCTTTGATAAGATTCCATTTTCAGTAATTTACtgataaacttccatgatgggGAGGGTGAATGGGGTGTAGTTGGTGAATTTTCCTACCCGGGGAAACGATCTGGATGCCCTGCTCGGGCCCCCGTCTCTGATTTGCTCCTTCTGCCTTTCTCCATTACCGTGTTGCCTGGGTTGATTATATGAGGGCTGCCGTTTGTTGGCAGCCACAACTCGCCTAACTTCCTCGTCGTTTATGTACTCCTTAGCTACGGTTTGGATCTCGTGCATAGTCCACACCGATTTTGTGGTGAGGTATTTTCTGAAGTCCTCGTTAAGGAGGCCGTTCATCAGACAAAGGCTGGCCACCGAGTCGGTTAAGCCGTCGATTTCCAAGCACTTGTCGTTGAACCGGTCCAGGTATTTCCTAGTCGTCTCTCCGGGCCTCTGGGTTATCCCGAGTAGGTTGATCGGATGCTTTGCCTTTGCTATTTGGGTTGTGAATTGAGCTAAGAAGGCACGGATGATGTCCGAAAACCTATAGATGGACCCCTGGAGGAGGCCGTTAAACCACCGGATCGCGGGTCCTGCCAGGGTGACCAGGAAGGCGCGACATCGGACCTCTTCACCTACCCCCTCCAAGTTCATCCTGGCCTGAAAGGTCGTCAGGTGTTCTAGGGGGTCTTACGTCCCATCGTACCTCATTTCCGTCGGCTTGTCAAAATGCTTTGGCAGCCGGACTCGAGGACGGAATGGTGGAATGGGGTTGCACCCATTATTACAGGTTGTCGTGTTCTTTCGGACCTGCCTTCGTCCCCTTCCCGCTCTTCCTCGTTAGCTCGTGTTCTTCTGATTTGGGAGTATATGAAGGGGTCGCGTCGTCTCCTTGGGCACTCGTTGTCTTCCTGACTACTTCCAGCCTCATATGCCGGGGTGGATGCACGCCGGGAGTGGCTTCTTCAGGAGGTCCTCTCCCGACTCTCAAGAGAGGGGGAATAACTTGGGTCAGAAGTGTGCTGCGAGCGTTCCTGTTCCGCCAACTGTCGCTCCAGGTTCTGCACCCTGTGGGGTAGCTCTTGCATTATTCGGGCGCTGTCGCTGCCGGTTCCCCCGAAAGGGCGCCCTTCGGCAGCTCGTACAGTCGTCCCGGCCCGTCGCGGGGGGGATCTTGCTCGTCCCCTGGATGAAGCCGTAGAGACGACCCCTCTGAGATTAGCCCTGTCGTCGAGCGCTGCCGCACCAGTCGGAGCGTCCATCTAGGCGAGTACCCACAGATGGCGCCAATGTTTGGTAGGTCGGTTACCGGAAGGTTCGGAGGGGGATTTGAGAAGGTGGGACTGCCTCGATCGGTGTGACTATACGCGCCCTGAGGAGCTAGGAAGCCGAGGTCTCGACGTGAAGGGAAGAGGGGGagtcacctgcaaagacactccgacgctctagtcagTGAGTGTGCAGGTAAAAGTGGGTAGGTAATATGTAACGTACCATTTATACCGTGTCAAAGGTGGGCAATGCAAGAATGGGCCCACCTTCCCCGAAGCTTCCTCTTAGCTGTAGCGACGAGCTGGcaaggacgcgtgtccgggttgCGTGGCGAATATCGCGTGCCCGACCATTCGAGTCGGGTTCTCAGCGGGTCGGGTTGACCCGTGAGTGGCCTGGACCAGGCCGTACCAACAACTAAGtgaaatgaaaataaaaccATCATGTGAGAAAGGAAAATGTATGTCTCGTTATCTTACTGATCCATCATCAATTAATCTCTCATTATTATTGTCAAATGTACCGCTATAGCCACAAACTACCAATTAATCCATGGTAAAATTTTATTGACTTGATAAATTAGATGATGTGCTACTTAACAACAAGGATACAATTCAAAGTGACTGAAGTGTGTACTTTTGTCCATGACGttgatgataaaaaaaacttGACAATTGAACAACATACATCAAATAGCGGTAGAGAATAGTATTTGAGTGTATAGGATACAGATTTTATGGAAATagtatatatatttgtttttatacaaagatatttaaaaatttttagataatttaataaatttgattaaattatcatCTAACAATTTTTAACTATATATAAATTTTGCATGAAAATAACTGCATGTAAGTGTTCATCATTCGAATATTGATCATTAATTACGTGAATAAGTAATTCTACTTATAAAGACCTAAATTAGATAGTCGTAACTTGGGAATAACAACTAAAGGTGTCTTCTTCTTAAGAACAATACCAAACTTTTCTGATATATCAAGTTTTTCACCATCAATTACCCTCCAGTCAAAGGAATGCACAAGGGTGGCAAGAAAATACAGAACTGTCCTTTCAGCCATTGCGATCCCAGCACATATTCTTCTTCCGGAACCAAATGGGAAATACGTGAAGTCACTGCCACTAAAATCCCATTTGTTGGCACCACCATCATCATCCCTCAAGAACCTAGTAGGATCAAACTCAAGTGGATTGTCCCAAATAGAAGGGTCTCTGTGTATGGCCCACACGTTCACGAACACGCGAGAATCCTTTGGAACTGTGTATCCTCCGATGGTGGTGGTTTCACTGGGGCGGTGAGGGATTAAGAGTGGAAGTGCTGGGTGCAATCGAAGGGTTTCTTTCATTACTGCACACAAGTAAGGTAGCTTGTGAATGTGTGATTCTTCTACCATGTTGTCTCTGCCAACCACTGCTTCTAGTTCTTCTTGGACTTTCTTCATTACCTCTGAATTTTTTATCATTTCAGCCATAGCAAATTCGATTGTGTTAGCGGATGTGTCAGATCCACCCACCACCATGTCCTGTTAATAGCCGTACAAAATTTCCAAAATTAGCTAATATTTAGTTGAAGACTCTTTGTTGAAGAAAAAGCAAATAATAACCTATATGATTTTTATTGCGTCCAAGTAAGGATTTGATGATCTGGTTGTAAAATGAAAAGTTTTCTCGTTCAACAAATACTTAATTTAATCTTGTTTTCCCTTACTTAGCATTGAATAGCCCTAAAATATCTTTATAAGGCCAAAAGTGCAGCCATACCCAATAAGGTACAAGGGATTACAATGGCTATGGTACCGAAATAAGTCATAGTCATCCAATAATGACCTTTTACTAGTAAGAGTAATATCCTAATTCCGTtgctaaaaattttttagacctaaaaattaattttcaacaaattttaattattaaattggtatttaattgttttattttcttaaatatattaatcttcacattaaattttaacaaaaaattaaacaaattaatctctatcattatttaataaaaacataacaattcacaaaaaatttaaaattttcatatcAATCTTTTTATATAAACCAACAATTTGTTTAAGAActgatttaaaatattaatttactAACAATTACTTACTCTTTGTAAATATTGAGTAagttttatttttgaatttattaaaaaaatatatatatatatatatatatatatatatatatatatatatatatattagttgaaaagttaaaagaaaaagtaaaagaaatttACAATAAGTTTGGACCTTGATATCACACAATTAATTTTGTTCAGTCATGTCAttatagaaaagaaaattagttattaatttatataaaatatataaattatatattaaaatatataaattaaaattgttggataatttttttttatcaaaaatgcTATtcgtatatcaaaattaatcactaatatatttatatataaatatatgtaatctaatttatttttaatatatatttatattttaatatatattttatattaataactaattttgatatacatgtaatataattaattttttatatacatatttttggatatatatatatatatatatatttggatatatatatatgatttgagCTGAGGAAATTTTACTCTTTTTCAACTCTATCTAAATCTTGTCAGATATCATCAATTACGATTTCATCAAATATGTTGTTCATGCATATAAGAGACATAGGCCTTATAAAGGAAGAAAACATACCATGAGTAATGCCTTGAGCTGAACCATGGTGAGTGGAGTCTTGGAGTCAGCTTCCTCCCTCAAGTTCAACAGAAACTGCAAGAAATcattgctcttcttgttcccttctTTCACCCTCTCGCCAATCTTCCTCTCGAAGATCCCATCGAACCGCGGCACCAGCGCGTGCATCTGCTTCTCCACCCGCTGTAAATCAAACCGTGCCAACGCGGGAAAAAAATCCGACACGTTCGGCTTCCCAAGTAGGTGCGTCATCTCCGCCACCACTTCCCTGAATTCCGCCCCCAATCCCTCCCTCTCCTGCCCCTCCACCGCCCCTCCCCACATCATCTCCGTTATCACATTCAGCACAGTTAGGAACACTTGCTCCCCAACGTTCACCTCTGAACCGACCCGATCGTGCAAGAACCCGACCATTTTTCGGACCTCATTCCGGCGGAGCTCGTAGACGGAGTCGAGAGTGTTGTTGCTCAGCATCTTGAGGACGCATACTTTTCTCAGCATACGCCACTCGGGGCCGTATGGTGTCCATGCGATGTCAGCTCCGCCGTAGGTGGCGGCTCTTCCAGCGGCAGGGACGTCGCGGTTGGCGAAAACGGAGTCGTGTTCCTTGAGGACTTCGCGGACCATCGAAGGAGAGGTTATGACGATGCCTAGCTTGCTGCCAAGCTGGATCTTGAAGATTGGGCCGTAGGTATGGGCCAGGGATAAGAAGTAGGTGTGGAGGTCTGGGTCAAGGGAGAGGAGGTTGCCGAAGATGGGGAGGCCCGGTGGGCCGGGTGGGAGGTTGCGGTGGGCCATGTTGGGCCTGAGGAAGAGGAGCCATGTTAGTGCGGAGATGACGGTGAAAGCAATTATGAGGAAGGGTGTGGTGTTGTTGTTGGTGTAGTAATGGTTAAGGTTTTCAAAGAGAGGAGTTATTGAAGAGAGGAACATAGCGACCATCTTGTGTGACGGTGTGAGTTGTGTACTTGTGTTGTTAGTTATTAGCAACGGGAAAAGAGTTGAAGGATGAAACAAATGATAAGAGAACAGAGGAGGATTATATAATGTGAAGCCAAGATATGTGGGATAGTGTCCACACAAGGAGGAGGACGGGTTTCTGACCACGAGTGCTTGGTGGatgtatcttttttttttttttttgggtgactTTGGTGGATGTATCTACCACCAGAGTAATAAGTTACgcttttttagtttttttttttaaaataaaatttatattatttttatattttttaatacatttcttttataatataaaaagcaattttttgtttctaatgaattgttttaatttaaaaaatagaaaatgtaTAAAAAAAGGAGATGCTCCCATAAAAGATGCATAAAAAGTTACAAGGCTCGCAGGTGGATGATGAATTTTGAATATACTACTCAGAATCGAGTGTGTTGGGTCTAGGGATTAAAACCTCTGTCTTGGTCAACGCCAGAACCTGGTGTTTGAAAGTTAAATTGTGATGAGAGTGTGAGCTTGGGGGATGATTGTGCTGGTTTTGGGTGGGTAATTCGCGATAGCTCTAGTCAATGGGTAATGGGATGCTCAGGAAATTCCTTTGGATCTAGTATCATCAAGATGGAGTTGTGGAGTATATGGAAAGATTTGGCTTGGGCTTGGGAGGCGGGTCTTAAGCTTGTTGTCTGTGAGACAGATTATGCAACAACTTTTGAGCTAGTGACTGGTTGGCAAGTTCTACTCTGGCATCTTGAAAAAGAAGTGATACAACTGATCTTTGAGTTGAAGttaagaagagtttgagatatTCGTTTTGAGCTTATGCCGAGAGAAGCTAATGTCGTGGCAGATCGGTTGGCAACGATAGGATCTGGAAGTAGCGGGGCCGATGAGGTTCACCTTTGGCACCAACCGCCAGAGGTGGTTTGTCCTTTCTTGCTGTTAAGAACCtgatttcttttctttttttcctgctcttttgttttttctcttGGTTGTTCACCAAAAAAAGATGCATAAAAAGTCTTTTTGTAAAGACGCTTACGTGTCGTCATATTATTGGACGTTTTAATGAATCGTTTTTTTTAACTAACCAAAATAAAATCGATTTCTTTATAACACTAATCAATGTTCTAAAAATTGGACCGGATTGGCCAGTCGAACCGGTTCAACTGGGAACCGGTGTGAAAAATGGTCCGGTCCACTTTCCAAACTGGCAATCTCTAAACCGCTAAAAATCGATAATAAACCGACCGGTTCTTTTAAAACGGCATcgctttattttttaaaaataaaaaaacaacgCAACCATCCCCCAACACCTACCCCACCCCCAATTCGTGAATCACTATCCCTTTGAAGGCCTGAACTCTGAGGCAAAGTTCAAACTCACCCAACCAAAATCCTAAGTTCTCCCTACAACGGTTCTGTCGCAATGCCGCCGCCGTCCGTACTGTCGGCGCCTCTGCATCCTCTCTTGCAGCTCGGCGTCCTCCTTCCCCTGTCACTGTCCTCGCTGGCTTCTCTCGAACTTGGAGCAGCTTGCCGCTGTGTCGCCATTCGTTGTCATCTCGCCAGTCATCGTCCATGTCTCCGTCGAAGGTTAATGGCAATGCTTTCACTTCTTCGattcttctcttccttttatgcTTTGTTGCTGATTTTTGAATGTGAAATTGTGAATGGACTAAtggaaaattaaataattgattttgtgttgttgctctttttttaattcctaaaatttttgttgaaattttcTTTCTGCTGCTAAAAATAGAAATCAAATCACTATTAAAATTTGTGTATAGCTTTATTGATTTCAGGTTTAGTGTGATTAGGGATTACTTGTTACTGTTTTGTAATGATTGTTGCTGAATGCTAAAAATGGAAATCAAATCAAATGTTGTTTGTTGCTGAATGATAATTTTTGTTGCTGAATGTTGAATGCGGAATGCTGTTGGTAGTATTAATTTTGTGCTGTTATTAATTTTCTGGTTGTGCTGTCACTGCTGCTGTGGGTTCTGGGTTCTAGGTTCTGGTGTGTTGTTGTGTGTTTTGTGGCTCTGCTGTGTTGATCAtctttctcaattctcaatGTTCTTTATCAGAACTGAGAAGGAAAATGGTAATTTGAACCAACAAAAGGATTTTCGTAGCATCAGCATGTGCTCATAATCGTAGGAACAAGAAAACTAACTCTTTTTCTGCCCTTTAGTACCTCTTCATCTTCCTTCTATTTCTGCACTTGTTCATTGTATAGTAAGTCAACGCTTTGGATTACTGGCATAATTGAATTGGAGATTTAAGAAAGACAGTTGATTTCTTAATACTGAAAATTCACCTTTAGTTTTGATCTAATTGTTTTATTTAGTAGGAACTATAGAATCTCTCCATGGTTTTATCATTGTTGTTTTCTAAGTTATACTAGTTTCTTGTAAGAGAATTAATGCTAGCTAGTCTGGCCTTCCGTTTTGCACAAATAGCAATATGTAAATACAACCATTTTATCAAAACTATAGTTACAATTAGGAAGTTTAATTTAATAGTATATGATGAAAATATGCCTACAGTATAGATATTTGAACAGAAACAAAGTATTTGTACATTATAGCATATGTTGCGGAATAGGATAATAACAATTAACAGTATTGAGTATTGAGTATTGATATACTTGTTATCTCTCTTTGGAATGTTACTTTCTGTATTTACTGTTTTAATTTAGATTTGCATTCTCTCAGGACTTCTTGGAACAACGTTTGAATAAAGAAGATATATATTTTAGGTAGGTttgtttgattattttaaaaagacaaATTTCAGTTAAATACATTTTTAAGCATCACCCTTTATTCACTAGCTTAGCTTGCATATTCTTTGCATTTGATAGGACCAAGTATTTTTGCTACTTCATTTGctacttattctttatttcaTCTAATGGATTGGAGCAAAGAATTATCACAATGAGTAATAGTCAATCACTTTCAAaggttttaattaattaatactaatAGCTTTTAATTGAAAAC
Above is a genomic segment from Arachis stenosperma cultivar V10309 chromosome 1, arast.V10309.gnm1.PFL2, whole genome shotgun sequence containing:
- the LOC130963412 gene encoding flavonoid 3'-monooxygenase CYP75B137-like gives rise to the protein MVAMFLSSITPLFENLNHYYTNNNTTPFLIIAFTVISALTWLLFLRPNMAHRNLPPGPPGLPIFGNLLSLDPDLHTYFLSLAHTYGPIFKIQLGSKLGIVITSPSMVREVLKEHDSVFANRDVPAAGRAATYGGADIAWTPYGPEWRMLRKVCVLKMLSNNTLDSVYELRRNEVRKMVGFLHDRVGSEVNVGEQVFLTVLNVITEMMWGGAVEGQEREGLGAEFREVVAEMTHLLGKPNVSDFFPALARFDLQRVEKQMHALVPRFDGIFERKIGERVKEGNKKSNDFLQFLLNLREEADSKTPLTMVQLKALLMDMVVGGSDTSANTIEFAMAEMIKNSEVMKKVQEELEAVVGRDNMVEESHIHKLPYLCAVMKETLRLHPALPLLIPHRPSETTTIGGYTVPKDSRVFVNVWAIHRDPSIWDNPLEFDPTRFLRDDDGGANKWDFSGSDFTYFPFGSGRRICAGIAMAERTVLYFLATLVHSFDWRVIDGEKLDISEKFGIVLKKKTPLVVIPKLRLSNLGLYK